The following are encoded in a window of Novosphingobium sp. THN1 genomic DNA:
- a CDS encoding DEAD/DEAH box helicase, whose product MREASFALPNSDQLDTQDAARLLTDALRLSLRRGAGPFRSAAHLGVEPRAYQLVPLLMALRLEVKRMLIADDVGIGKTIEAGMILREMLDRGEIDNFTVLCPPHLVDQWVGELAQKFDIDAVAVTSARARSLEQGIALGDTIFGVHPFTVVSLDYIKADSRREGFAQACPKFVIVDEAHSCVGGSEKGTQQRFSLLQRLVEDEARHMLLLTATPHSGNQDAYARLLSLLHPDLSRAPDTLDANALERYRRRLAQHFVQRRRADIADKWGESGAFAEPMKADAPYSLTGDFQAFQEDVLEYCLGVATRADGAQARRLAFWGTLALMRCVGSSPAAALSALRNRLSGMAEEALLGPILFDEDDDEFADTDIEPATAGDSEEIAELRQLIAKAEDLNSRFADDPKLRELVAQVKDLTGKKEARPVIFCRFIATAEAVGEALRSRFKSHTVEVVTGRLTPEERRERVEALEDHPNRILVATDCLSEGINLQSLFNAVVHYDLNWNPTRHQQRDGRVDRFGQQAERVWSVMMFGANSIIDGAVIKVITEKMKRIQKETGVVVPVPEDSSSVSNALMQAMLLHSSKPRAQGMFDFGDAEEKLETQWRNAQENAHKSQTRYAQTALKPEEVLPEWHKLRDLLGGPDEVERFTRRALARLDVPLGQQGKHWRVRYDDMPQQLREKLVARGLNGTRIIGFRDKLPPDVAQVGRTHPLVATLAGTMAEGALDPNGVEGKATLGRTGVWMTRGVDRLTVLLALRLRFKLVTSGRRTLLAEEATGIAFGPQSNQPVAIGAEALALLEHEATRSIEPPANQRQIDLALARHADFQPAIAAYAADRAAALSHDHERVKAATRGEGVTTTVEPVLPADVIGLYVLVPEAN is encoded by the coding sequence GTGCGTGAGGCGAGCTTTGCTCTTCCCAACTCCGATCAGCTGGACACGCAGGACGCCGCACGGCTGCTGACCGATGCTCTGCGGCTCTCCTTGCGCCGGGGTGCGGGGCCGTTCCGAAGCGCGGCCCATCTGGGTGTGGAGCCGCGGGCCTATCAGCTTGTGCCGCTGCTCATGGCCTTGCGGCTCGAGGTCAAGCGGATGCTGATCGCTGACGATGTCGGCATCGGGAAAACGATCGAAGCCGGCATGATCCTTCGCGAGATGCTGGACCGGGGTGAGATCGACAACTTTACGGTCCTGTGTCCGCCGCATCTGGTGGATCAATGGGTCGGCGAACTTGCCCAGAAGTTCGACATTGATGCCGTGGCCGTCACATCGGCCCGTGCGCGTTCGCTGGAGCAGGGTATCGCCCTTGGCGACACAATCTTCGGCGTGCATCCGTTCACGGTCGTGAGCCTCGACTACATCAAGGCCGATAGTCGCCGCGAGGGCTTTGCGCAGGCTTGCCCGAAGTTCGTGATCGTTGACGAGGCGCATAGCTGCGTCGGCGGCAGTGAGAAAGGCACCCAGCAGCGCTTCTCCTTGTTGCAACGCCTGGTCGAGGATGAAGCCCGGCACATGCTCCTGCTGACCGCCACACCCCACAGCGGCAATCAGGATGCCTATGCTCGCCTGTTGAGCCTTCTCCATCCCGACCTGTCGCGCGCGCCGGATACGCTCGATGCCAACGCCCTCGAACGCTATCGGCGGCGGCTTGCTCAGCATTTCGTTCAGCGCCGTCGCGCCGATATTGCTGACAAGTGGGGCGAGAGCGGAGCGTTTGCTGAGCCGATGAAGGCCGATGCACCCTATAGTCTGACGGGCGATTTTCAGGCCTTTCAGGAAGATGTCCTCGAATATTGCCTCGGCGTGGCGACGCGGGCCGATGGTGCACAGGCTCGCCGTCTCGCCTTCTGGGGCACGCTCGCACTGATGCGCTGCGTGGGTTCGTCGCCGGCCGCCGCGCTGAGTGCGCTGCGCAACCGCCTCTCAGGCATGGCTGAAGAAGCACTGCTCGGGCCTATCCTATTCGATGAAGATGATGACGAGTTTGCCGACACGGATATCGAGCCGGCGACCGCAGGTGACAGTGAGGAGATCGCGGAACTCCGCCAGCTGATCGCGAAAGCTGAGGACCTGAACTCCCGGTTCGCGGATGATCCCAAGCTCCGCGAGCTCGTCGCGCAGGTAAAGGACCTCACGGGCAAGAAGGAGGCCCGCCCTGTCATCTTCTGCCGCTTCATCGCCACTGCCGAAGCCGTGGGCGAGGCGCTGCGCAGCCGCTTCAAGTCGCACACTGTCGAGGTGGTCACCGGGCGGCTCACGCCCGAGGAACGGCGTGAGCGGGTCGAGGCGCTGGAGGATCACCCCAATCGCATCCTTGTCGCCACAGACTGCCTGTCGGAAGGGATCAACCTCCAGTCGCTGTTCAATGCCGTGGTCCACTATGACCTGAACTGGAACCCCACCCGCCACCAGCAGCGCGATGGCCGCGTCGACCGCTTTGGCCAGCAAGCCGAGCGCGTTTGGTCGGTCATGATGTTCGGTGCGAACTCGATCATCGATGGCGCAGTGATCAAGGTGATCACCGAGAAGATGAAGCGGATTCAGAAAGAAACCGGGGTCGTAGTCCCGGTGCCGGAGGATTCGTCGAGCGTCTCCAATGCGCTCATGCAGGCGATGCTGCTGCATTCCAGCAAGCCGCGTGCGCAGGGCATGTTCGATTTCGGCGATGCCGAGGAGAAGCTCGAAACCCAGTGGCGCAATGCCCAGGAAAACGCCCACAAGAGCCAGACCCGCTATGCCCAGACGGCCCTGAAGCCCGAGGAAGTGCTGCCCGAATGGCACAAGCTGCGCGATCTGCTCGGAGGACCGGACGAGGTTGAGCGCTTCACCCGCCGGGCTTTGGCGCGGCTTGACGTGCCGCTCGGGCAGCAAGGCAAGCATTGGCGTGTGCGTTATGATGATATGCCCCAGCAGCTGCGTGAAAAGCTGGTGGCACGGGGCCTTAACGGCACCCGCATCATCGGCTTCCGCGACAAGCTGCCCCCTGATGTCGCCCAGGTCGGACGCACCCACCCCTTGGTGGCAACGCTCGCCGGGACGATGGCCGAAGGCGCACTCGACCCCAACGGCGTCGAAGGAAAGGCGACCCTCGGGCGAACAGGCGTGTGGATGACCCGCGGGGTTGATAGGCTGACGGTCCTCCTCGCCCTGCGGCTGCGCTTCAAGCTGGTCACCAGTGGCCGCCGCACTTTGCTCGCCGAAGAGGCGACCGGCATTGCCTTTGGCCCGCAGTCCAATCAGCCCGTTGCCATAGGGGCCGAGGCACTGGCTCTGCTGGAACATGAAGCCACCCGCAGCATCGAGCCGCCAGCTAACCAGCGCCAGATCGATCTTGCGCTCGCTCGCCATGCTGATTTCCAGCCCGCCATCGCAGCCTATGCGGCAGACCGCGCCGCTGCGCTCTCGCACGATCATGAGCGCGTGAAGGCCGCCACAAGGGGCGAGGGTGTCACCACCACCGTCGAACCCGTG